The Mercenaria mercenaria strain notata chromosome 10, MADL_Memer_1, whole genome shotgun sequence genome contains a region encoding:
- the LOC123561675 gene encoding putative malate dehydrogenase 1B isoform X2, which yields MCHSDCPYFARAELLGDKLSINLPDFKLHKIVKTPEEWKSWLTDTCHERGWNHEKSPLVWRELIDRGGKGVLIGGANEFQEYAQGYYGIESELVSNDMTKIAAENAKIKTESDKEEAEYKAHSQPVNVCITNASSHVCYSLLNSLTRGDVLGSNVELMVRLFDNTGEKEYLEGVRMETEDLANGLLRGIKVETDITEAFRDCSVIILLDEILQGDKTKEEWIKENSEHFVKYAKVIDKVANKSVKVLVAGAGPVNFNATMMIKNAPNIPRQNFVAMSRLVENHSKSIIAERLKVNTAGVVDLIIWGNPNGQHYIDVSNSRVHGYDGSIIGPDSFSVSGPEMVFDHLWLETEYLDLVKTKQAKAEIAMGHPAVLSQASAINSTLMHWCNGSPSGQIFSLGVCSNGWYGVPKGMVFSYPVTFHPKGYWCVVQDIDLSEEVKGKILETIQDLESELEVIFPRPKPPTPESDENVSNNQTSDGEDKGADGEQRLETIVEEKKETSEEEGETTTTEGEKSTTEAEKTATEGEKEGDKSAGEGEKTDEGEAEKTEEKKEEVAEEESKDEQLPTE from the exons atgT GTCATTCTGACTGTCCATACTTTGCTAGAGCAGAATTGCTTGGAGACAAACTATCAATAAACCTTCCAGATTTCAAACTACACAAGATTGTCAAAACACCAGAAGAATGGAAG TCCTGGCTTACAGATACATGCCATGAAAGGGGCTGGAATCATGAGAAGTCCCCTCTTGTTTGGCGGGAACTCATTGACCGCGGTGGTAAGGGAGTCCTCATTGGTGGTGCCAACGAGTTCCAGGAATATGCACAGGGCTACTATGGCATCGAGTCAGAACTTGTCAGCAATGACATGACCAAAATTGCTgcagaaaatgcaaaaataaaaactgaaagcgATAAAGAAGAAGCAGAATACAAGGCTCACAGCCAGCCAGTAAATGTTTGCATCACCAATGCTTCATCACATGTGTGTTATTCTCTTCTTAATTCACTCACCAGAGGTGATGTTCTTGGAAGTAATGTTGAACTGATGGTGCGCTTGTTTGACAATACCGGGGAGAAGGAATATTTGGAAGGAGTCCGAATGGAAACTGAAGATCTTGCTAATGGTCTCTTGAGAGGTATCAAAGTTGAAACAGACATTACGGAGGCATTTAGAGACTGTAGTGTTATAATCCTGTTAGACGAAATTCTACAAGGAGACAAAACCAAAGAGGAATGGATTAAAGAAAActctgaacattttgtaaaatatgctaAAGTGATAGATAAAGTTGCTAACAAATCCGTAAAAGTGCTTGTAGCTGGAGCGGGTCCAGTCAACTTTAATGCAACCATGATGATTAAGAATGCACCAAATATTCCACGACAGAACTTTGTGGCTATGTCAAGATTGGTTGAAAATCACTCAAAATCAATAATTGCAGAAAGACTGAAAGTTAACACAGCTGGTGTTGTTGATTTGATCATCTGGGGTAATCCCAATGGCCAACATTACATTGATGTCTCGAACAGCAGAGTTCATGGTTATGATGGTTCAATCATTGGTCCAGACTCCTTCTCCGTTTCTGGACCAGAGATGGTATTCGATCACCTGTGGTTGGAAACAGAGTATCTAGACTTGGTAAAAACAAAGCAGGCAAAAGCAGAGATAGCTATGGGACACCCTGCTGTCTTATCTCAAGCTTCTGCAATCAACTCTACTTTGATGCATTGGTGTAATGGCTCACCCTCTGGCCAGATATTTTCATTGGGAGTGTGCTCCAATGGATGGTATGGTGTGCCCAAGGGAATGGTGTTCTCATACCCAGTCACCTTTCACCCTAAAGGTTATTGGTGTGTTGTCCAAGACATTGACCTTTCGGAAGAAGTAAAGGGCAAAATACTAGAAACTATTCAG GATCTAGAGTCAGAACTTGAGGTGATATTTCCACGCCCTAAACCTCCAACACCAGAGAGTGATGAGAATGTGTCCAATAATCAGACATCTGATGGTGAAGACAAAG GTGCAGATGGTGAGCAACGTTTAGAAACAATCGTTGAAGAGAAGAAAGAAACCTCTGAGGAAGAAGGGGAGACAACCACTACGGAGGGTGAAAAAAGTACAACAGAGGCAGAGAAAACTGCCACTGAGGGAGAAAAGGAGGGTGATAAATCTGCTGGGGAGGGCGAGAAGACAGACGAGGGAGAAGCAGAGAAAACTGAAGAGAAAAAGGAAGAAGTAGCTGAAGAGGAGTCAAAAGATGAACAGTTACCAACAGAATAG
- the LOC123561675 gene encoding putative malate dehydrogenase 1B isoform X1: MAKFVIAGHSDCPYFARAELLGDKLSINLPDFKLHKIVKTPEEWKSWLTDTCHERGWNHEKSPLVWRELIDRGGKGVLIGGANEFQEYAQGYYGIESELVSNDMTKIAAENAKIKTESDKEEAEYKAHSQPVNVCITNASSHVCYSLLNSLTRGDVLGSNVELMVRLFDNTGEKEYLEGVRMETEDLANGLLRGIKVETDITEAFRDCSVIILLDEILQGDKTKEEWIKENSEHFVKYAKVIDKVANKSVKVLVAGAGPVNFNATMMIKNAPNIPRQNFVAMSRLVENHSKSIIAERLKVNTAGVVDLIIWGNPNGQHYIDVSNSRVHGYDGSIIGPDSFSVSGPEMVFDHLWLETEYLDLVKTKQAKAEIAMGHPAVLSQASAINSTLMHWCNGSPSGQIFSLGVCSNGWYGVPKGMVFSYPVTFHPKGYWCVVQDIDLSEEVKGKILETIQDLESELEVIFPRPKPPTPESDENVSNNQTSDGEDKGADGEQRLETIVEEKKETSEEEGETTTTEGEKSTTEAEKTATEGEKEGDKSAGEGEKTDEGEAEKTEEKKEEVAEEESKDEQLPTE; the protein is encoded by the exons ATGGCGAAGTTTGTAATTGCAG GTCATTCTGACTGTCCATACTTTGCTAGAGCAGAATTGCTTGGAGACAAACTATCAATAAACCTTCCAGATTTCAAACTACACAAGATTGTCAAAACACCAGAAGAATGGAAG TCCTGGCTTACAGATACATGCCATGAAAGGGGCTGGAATCATGAGAAGTCCCCTCTTGTTTGGCGGGAACTCATTGACCGCGGTGGTAAGGGAGTCCTCATTGGTGGTGCCAACGAGTTCCAGGAATATGCACAGGGCTACTATGGCATCGAGTCAGAACTTGTCAGCAATGACATGACCAAAATTGCTgcagaaaatgcaaaaataaaaactgaaagcgATAAAGAAGAAGCAGAATACAAGGCTCACAGCCAGCCAGTAAATGTTTGCATCACCAATGCTTCATCACATGTGTGTTATTCTCTTCTTAATTCACTCACCAGAGGTGATGTTCTTGGAAGTAATGTTGAACTGATGGTGCGCTTGTTTGACAATACCGGGGAGAAGGAATATTTGGAAGGAGTCCGAATGGAAACTGAAGATCTTGCTAATGGTCTCTTGAGAGGTATCAAAGTTGAAACAGACATTACGGAGGCATTTAGAGACTGTAGTGTTATAATCCTGTTAGACGAAATTCTACAAGGAGACAAAACCAAAGAGGAATGGATTAAAGAAAActctgaacattttgtaaaatatgctaAAGTGATAGATAAAGTTGCTAACAAATCCGTAAAAGTGCTTGTAGCTGGAGCGGGTCCAGTCAACTTTAATGCAACCATGATGATTAAGAATGCACCAAATATTCCACGACAGAACTTTGTGGCTATGTCAAGATTGGTTGAAAATCACTCAAAATCAATAATTGCAGAAAGACTGAAAGTTAACACAGCTGGTGTTGTTGATTTGATCATCTGGGGTAATCCCAATGGCCAACATTACATTGATGTCTCGAACAGCAGAGTTCATGGTTATGATGGTTCAATCATTGGTCCAGACTCCTTCTCCGTTTCTGGACCAGAGATGGTATTCGATCACCTGTGGTTGGAAACAGAGTATCTAGACTTGGTAAAAACAAAGCAGGCAAAAGCAGAGATAGCTATGGGACACCCTGCTGTCTTATCTCAAGCTTCTGCAATCAACTCTACTTTGATGCATTGGTGTAATGGCTCACCCTCTGGCCAGATATTTTCATTGGGAGTGTGCTCCAATGGATGGTATGGTGTGCCCAAGGGAATGGTGTTCTCATACCCAGTCACCTTTCACCCTAAAGGTTATTGGTGTGTTGTCCAAGACATTGACCTTTCGGAAGAAGTAAAGGGCAAAATACTAGAAACTATTCAG GATCTAGAGTCAGAACTTGAGGTGATATTTCCACGCCCTAAACCTCCAACACCAGAGAGTGATGAGAATGTGTCCAATAATCAGACATCTGATGGTGAAGACAAAG GTGCAGATGGTGAGCAACGTTTAGAAACAATCGTTGAAGAGAAGAAAGAAACCTCTGAGGAAGAAGGGGAGACAACCACTACGGAGGGTGAAAAAAGTACAACAGAGGCAGAGAAAACTGCCACTGAGGGAGAAAAGGAGGGTGATAAATCTGCTGGGGAGGGCGAGAAGACAGACGAGGGAGAAGCAGAGAAAACTGAAGAGAAAAAGGAAGAAGTAGCTGAAGAGGAGTCAAAAGATGAACAGTTACCAACAGAATAG